A stretch of Manis javanica isolate MJ-LG chromosome 1, MJ_LKY, whole genome shotgun sequence DNA encodes these proteins:
- the AGBL5 gene encoding cytosolic carboxypeptidase-like protein 5 isoform X11 translates to MISSPVFFYFTGEFFPTYFLVTLSFAPSSVQAVNRRLRRRGWNPPGGSAGPAPKRHWLSSQGQSSAGGCFPSPTMELRCGGLLFSSRFDSGNLAHVEKVEPVSNEGEGVLSGASAPISSIASSPDYEFNVWTRPDCAETEFENGNRSWFYFSVRGGIPGKLIKINIMNMNKQSKLYSQGMAPFVRTLPNRPRWERIRDRPTFEMTETQFVLSFVHRFVEGRGATTFFAFCYPFSYNDCQDLLNQLDQRFLENHPSHSSPLDTIYYHREILCYSLDGHRVDLLTISSCHGLQGDREPRLEQLFPDTGTPRPFHFTGKRIFFLSSRVHPGETPSSFVFNGFLDFILRPDDPRAQTLRRLFVFKLIPMLNPDGVVRGHYRTDSRGVNLNRQYLKPDAVLHPAIFGAKAVLLYHHVHSRLNSQCPSEHQHSSHLPPDTPLSDLEKANNLQNEAHLGHSSDGNDPETWTETELAEQKPNSVWIMPQQSTEVEQPTLDTIPPKESGVAYYVDLHGHASKRGCFMYGNSFSDESTQVENMLYPKLISLNSAHFDFQGCNFSEKNMYARDRRDGQSKEGSGRVAIYKASGIIHSYTLECNYNTGRSVNSIPAACHDNGRASPPPPPAFPSRYTVELFEQVGRAMAIAALDMAECNPWPRIVLSEHSSLTNLRAWMLKHVRSSRGLSSTVNAGVSKKRGSRTPPKSNNGLPVSCSENALSRARSFSTGTSAGGSSSSQQNSPQMKSSPSFPFHGSRPEGLPGLSSSTQKVSHQVLGPVRALHTPYLFVHTPRKEHQHHKSSFTDCKKKIVKSFLGPGPHLRIIGSF, encoded by the exons ATGATCAGTTCTCCAGTGTTCTTTTATTTTACAGGTGAATTTTTCCCAACTTATTTCTTGGTCACCTTGTCTTTTGCTCCTTCCAGTGTGCAGGCCGTTAACCGCCGTCTGAGAAGACGCGGGTGGAACCCTCCCGGCGGGTCTGCCGGCCCAGCCCCGAAACGCCACTGGCTCAG CTCTCAGGGCCAGAGTTCGGCAGGAGGATGCTTTCCCAGCCCCACCATGGAGCTGCGCTGTGGGGGACTGCTGTTCAGTTCTCGCTTTGATTCCGGGAATCTAGCTCATGTGGAGAAGGTGGAACCTGTGTCTAATGAGGGGGAAGGAGTACTAAGTGGGGCATCAGCCCCCATCAGCAGCATTGCGTCTTCCCCCGACTACGAGTTCAATGTGTGGACCCGACCAGACTGTGCTGAAACAGAATTTGAGAATGGGAACAG GTCATGGTTCTACTTCAGTGTCCGGGGAGGAATTCCAGGGAAACTCATTAAGATCAACATTATGAACATGAACAAGCAAAGCAAGCTGTATTCCCAAGGCATGGCCCCCTTTGTGCGTACACTGCCCAACAGGCCACGCTGGGAACGCATTCGAGACCGGCCCACCTTTGAA ATGACAGAGACGCAGTTTGTGTTATCCTTTGTTCACCGTTTCGTGGAGGGCCGTGGGGCCACCACCTTCTTCGCCTTCTGCTACCCCTTCTCCTACAATGACTGCCAAGATTTGCTAAACCAGCTAGACCAGCGCTTTCTGGAGAACCATCCTTCCCATAGCAG CCCCCTGGATACCATCTATTACCACCGGGAGATACTATGCTATTCTCTGGATGGACATCGTGTTGATCTCCTAACAATCAGTTCTTGCCATGGGCTTCAAGGAGATCGAGAGCCTCGTCTAGAGCAGCTGTTTCCTGACACTGGCACCCCTCGACCATTCCATTTCACAGGCAAGAGG ATATTCTTCTTAAGTAGTAGGGTACACCCTGGGGAGACTCCATCTAGCTTTGTCTTCAATGGCTTTCTGGACTTCATCCTTCGACCTGATGATCCTCGGGCCCAGACCCTTCGTCGCTTGTTTGTCTTTAAGCTGATTCCCATGTTGAACCCTGATGGTGTGGTCCGGGGCCACTACCG CACAGATTCACGTGGAGTGAATCTGAACCGTCAGTACCTGAAACCTGATGCAGTCCTGCACCCAGCCATCTTTGGGGCTAAAGCTGTGCTTCTCTACCACCACGTGCACTCCCGTCTGAACTCCCAGTGTCCCTCTGAGCACCAGCATAGTTCCCATCTCCCTCCTGACACTCCCCTTTCTGACCTTGAGAAAGCTAACAATCTCCAAAATGAAGCTCACCTTGGCCACTCATCTGATGGGAATGACCCTGAGACATGGACAGAGACTGAGCTAGCAGAACAGAAGCCCAACAGTGTGTGGATTATGCCGCAGCAGTCTACTGAGGTCGAGCAGCCAACCCTGGACACCATCCCTCCCAAAGAGAGTGGTGTAGCTTACTATGTGGACCTGCATGGACATGCTTCCAAAAGGGGCTGCTTCATGTATGGAAACAGCTTTAGTGATGAAAGCACCCAG GTGGAAAATATGCTGTATCCAAAGCTCATCTCCTTGAACTCAGCCCACTTCGACTTCCAGGGCTGCAATTTCTCAGAGAAAAACATGTATGCCCGAGACCGCAGAGATGGCCAGTCTAAGGAGGGAAGCGGCCGGGTTGCAATCTACAAAGCCTCAGGGATAATCCACAG CTACACACTTGAATGCAACTACAACACTGGGCGCTCAGTAAACAGCATCCCTGCTGCCTGCCATGACAACGGCCGTGCCAGCCCGCCTCCCCCACCAGCTTTCCCCTCCAGATATACTGTGGAACTGTTTGAACAG GTGGGACGAGCTATGGCCATTGCAGCTCTGGACATGGCAGAATGCAACCCGTGGCCCCGAATTGTGCTGTCAGAACACAGCAGCCTCACAAACCTCCGAGCCTGGATGCTAAAACATGTGCGCAGCAGCCGAGGCCTGAGCAGCACTGTGAATGCGGGTGTCAGCAAGAAGAGAGGCTCTCGAACTCCACCCAAAAGTAACAA TGGATTGCCTGTTTCCTGCTCTGAAAATGCCTTGAGCCGAGCACGAAGTTTCAGCACTGGCACAAGTGCTGGTGGTAGTAGCAGCAGCCAGCAGAATTCTCCCCAGATGAAGAGCTCCCCCAGCTTCCCTTTCCATGGCAGTCGGCCTGAGGGGCTGCCAGGCCTGAGCTCTAGCACCCAAAAGGTCAGCCACCAGGTGCTGGGCCCTGTCAGAG CCCTTCATACCCCATACCTCTTTGTTCATACTCCCAGGAAAGAGCATCAACATCATAAATCCTCCTTCACTGACTGtaagaagaaaatagtaaagTCTTTTCTAGGTCCAGGTCCTCACTTGAGGATTATAGGCAGTTTTTAA